The following proteins come from a genomic window of Natrinema saccharevitans:
- a CDS encoding glycosyltransferase family 4 protein, with protein MVMGTLRRLLRGSISTSAASTGESTATAATAEPSAEAKRPDGQLDVCLLSYRSNPYSGGQGVYVKYLSRALTDLGHSVDVVSGKPYPDLDDDVGLVKLPGENVVDELDRLGQFEPSYLRDPLALYEWLSALTGGFPDPYAFGRRVVDYFENHDPDYDVIHDNQSLCHGLRTLRERGHPVVATVHHPITVDRDAALAAADDWTERLLTRRWYRFLRMQREVIQGLPHVLTVSESAKHRTVTDFGADPDSIRVVHNGIDTDLFRPIDRDHDRPRVMTTVSADVPLKGARHLLEGFATVRESIDAELVVVGEFDEGGDCDRLVSELGIGDAIETHSEISYERMVELYGTADVAVVPSIYEGFGLPAGEALACGVPVVATTGGGLPEVVGDAGVLVEPGDADAIADAVRDLLTDDQRRRELGQRGRDRIVEEFDWERAARETVREYRAAIESRSGGV; from the coding sequence ATGGTGATGGGTACGCTCAGACGGCTTCTCCGGGGGAGTATCAGTACGTCGGCCGCGTCGACGGGGGAGTCGACTGCCACGGCAGCGACGGCGGAGCCGTCGGCAGAGGCGAAGCGGCCCGACGGACAGCTCGACGTCTGTCTGTTGAGCTACCGCTCGAACCCCTACTCCGGGGGACAGGGGGTCTACGTCAAGTACCTGAGTCGAGCGCTGACCGATCTGGGCCACTCCGTCGACGTCGTCTCGGGCAAACCGTACCCCGACCTCGACGACGACGTCGGACTGGTGAAACTCCCCGGCGAGAACGTGGTCGACGAACTCGACCGGCTGGGGCAGTTCGAACCGTCCTATCTGCGGGATCCGCTTGCGCTCTACGAGTGGCTGAGCGCGCTCACCGGCGGCTTTCCCGATCCCTACGCCTTCGGCCGCCGGGTCGTCGACTACTTCGAGAACCACGACCCCGACTACGACGTGATCCACGACAACCAGTCGCTGTGTCACGGCCTCCGGACGCTTCGCGAGCGCGGCCATCCCGTCGTAGCGACGGTCCATCACCCGATCACCGTCGACCGCGACGCCGCGCTGGCCGCCGCAGACGACTGGACGGAGCGGCTCCTGACCCGACGGTGGTACCGGTTCCTGCGGATGCAACGCGAAGTCATTCAGGGGTTGCCCCACGTCCTGACCGTCTCGGAGTCGGCCAAACACCGCACCGTCACCGACTTCGGGGCCGACCCCGACTCGATCCGGGTCGTCCACAACGGGATCGACACCGACCTGTTTCGTCCCATCGACCGCGACCACGACCGCCCGCGCGTGATGACGACCGTCAGCGCCGACGTTCCGCTGAAGGGTGCCCGACACTTGCTCGAGGGGTTCGCGACCGTCCGGGAGTCGATCGACGCCGAACTCGTCGTCGTCGGCGAGTTCGACGAGGGCGGCGACTGCGACCGGCTGGTCTCGGAACTGGGGATCGGAGACGCGATCGAGACCCACAGCGAGATCAGCTACGAGCGGATGGTCGAACTCTACGGCACCGCCGACGTCGCCGTGGTCCCCTCGATCTACGAGGGCTTCGGCCTCCCCGCCGGCGAGGCGCTGGCCTGTGGCGTCCCGGTGGTCGCCACCACCGGCGGCGGCCTCCCCGAAGTGGTCGGCGACGCGGGCGTCCTCGTCGAACCGGGCGATGCCGACGCCATCGCCGACGCCGTCCGAGACCTGCTGACCGACGACCAGCGCCGCCGCGAACTCGGCCAACGCGGCCGGGACCGCATCGTCGAGGAGTTCGACTGGGAACGGGCCGCCCGCGAGACGGTCCGGGAGTATCGGGCCGCCATCGAGAGCCGGTCGGGAGGTGTCTGA
- a CDS encoding NUDIX hydrolase — MSTPEENLQHENAGQDVIAVDADDTELELVNRLDAHTGDGIRHRAFTSLVFDGEGNILLAQRAPGKRLWGTYWDGTVASHPVEGQSQEEATRKRLEEELGISPDQYDDLRLTDRFEYKRYFENAGVEHEVCAVLQVTLSDRSLDPNEEEVAGLMWVPYERLHSNPEWYRQLRLCPWFEIAMRRDVR, encoded by the coding sequence ATGAGCACACCGGAGGAGAATCTCCAACACGAAAACGCCGGACAGGACGTGATCGCCGTCGACGCCGACGATACCGAACTCGAACTGGTCAACCGGCTCGACGCCCACACCGGCGACGGGATTCGCCACCGGGCCTTTACTTCGCTCGTCTTCGACGGCGAGGGCAACATCCTGCTGGCCCAGCGCGCGCCGGGCAAGCGCCTGTGGGGAACCTACTGGGACGGCACCGTCGCCTCCCACCCCGTCGAGGGCCAGAGCCAGGAGGAAGCGACCCGAAAGCGCCTCGAGGAGGAACTTGGTATCTCCCCCGACCAGTACGACGACCTGCGGCTGACCGACCGGTTCGAGTACAAGCGCTACTTCGAGAACGCGGGCGTCGAACACGAGGTCTGTGCCGTCTTGCAGGTGACCCTGTCCGACCGGAGCCTCGATCCCAACGAGGAGGAGGTCGCCGGCCTGATGTGGGTCCCCTACGAGCGCCTCCACTCGAACCCCGAGTGGTACCGCCAACTGCGGCTCTGCCCGTGGTTCGAGATCGCCATGCGGCGGGACGTGCGATAA
- a CDS encoding PAS domain-containing sensor histidine kinase: MTAEKRSGNRNESVATDRTGDSNRDRPVAPDEAETLFHAVEEAVFLIDVERTVRDLEFTFRRVNPAYEAATGLTDASVTGKSLQDVFELSSDGDTLRRYRECVEVGESVDVSATRSFPVGQRTVETTLHPADSSGPVRRIVGIVREVSERATAERELERNRDLLTKAEDLAAVGGWELDLRTNDLRWTDGTRAIFEVDDGYEPTLSDAIEFYRPDDRPKIRSFVEACRRDEESYDGVLEVVTAEGNDRWVRTVGKPVTEDGTVVALRGAVQDVTDRKERERELQLFRKAVEQAGHGIIITDRSGTIEYVNPAYERDTGYSRTEAVGLNPRIVKSGKHDEAFYADLWDTIRSGEIWESELVNRRKSGEQYHVDQTIAPITDDAGEITHFVAIETDITAQRLRRQRLSVLNRILRHNIRNAMNVIEGNAARLRTASAEEDRHTAVTAIEEQAADLLKISENAAAVRDLFQRERDADATCDVGALVSRVATDFDEQYPDAAITVTAPDSVPVQADDRLEMAIREAIHNAVSHNDRPVPDVTVGVTPPEATDSGDWVDVVIADNGPGIPEDEQPMIELGHETPLVHGTGLELWLIYWVAKNVGGELRIEENEPRGSIVTLRVPPAT; this comes from the coding sequence ATGACCGCCGAGAAACGCTCCGGAAATCGAAACGAGTCGGTCGCGACCGATCGGACGGGGGATTCGAATCGGGACCGACCGGTGGCCCCAGACGAGGCCGAAACGCTGTTTCACGCCGTCGAAGAGGCAGTCTTTCTGATCGACGTCGAACGGACGGTGCGGGATCTCGAGTTCACGTTCCGACGCGTCAACCCGGCCTACGAAGCGGCGACCGGCCTGACCGACGCGTCGGTCACGGGAAAATCCCTGCAGGACGTGTTCGAGTTGTCCTCCGACGGCGACACCCTCCGTCGCTACCGGGAGTGTGTCGAGGTCGGGGAGTCGGTCGACGTCAGCGCGACGCGTTCGTTCCCGGTCGGCCAACGAACCGTCGAGACGACGCTGCACCCGGCCGACTCGAGCGGTCCGGTGCGCCGGATCGTCGGCATCGTCCGTGAAGTCTCCGAACGGGCGACGGCGGAGCGCGAACTCGAGCGGAACCGGGATCTCCTGACGAAAGCGGAGGACCTCGCGGCCGTCGGCGGGTGGGAACTCGATCTTCGAACGAACGATCTCCGGTGGACCGACGGGACGAGAGCGATTTTCGAGGTCGACGACGGCTACGAGCCGACGCTTTCGGACGCGATCGAGTTCTATCGGCCCGACGATCGGCCCAAGATCCGCTCGTTCGTCGAGGCGTGTCGACGCGACGAGGAGTCGTATGACGGCGTCCTCGAGGTCGTCACGGCCGAGGGGAACGACCGCTGGGTTCGGACCGTCGGGAAACCCGTCACGGAGGACGGAACCGTCGTCGCGTTACGCGGCGCGGTACAGGACGTTACGGATCGGAAGGAACGCGAGCGGGAGTTGCAACTCTTCCGAAAAGCGGTCGAGCAGGCCGGGCACGGGATCATCATCACGGACCGCAGCGGGACCATCGAGTACGTCAACCCGGCCTACGAACGGGACACCGGATACAGCCGAACGGAGGCCGTCGGTCTGAACCCACGGATCGTCAAGTCCGGAAAGCACGACGAGGCGTTCTACGCGGACCTCTGGGATACGATCCGCTCGGGTGAGATCTGGGAAAGCGAACTCGTCAACCGGCGCAAGTCCGGCGAGCAGTACCACGTCGACCAGACGATTGCGCCGATCACCGACGACGCGGGCGAGATCACGCACTTCGTGGCGATCGAGACCGACATCACGGCACAGCGGTTGCGGCGACAGCGTCTGAGCGTCCTCAACAGGATCCTGCGACACAACATCCGGAACGCGATGAACGTCATCGAAGGGAACGCTGCCCGGCTCCGGACGGCGTCCGCCGAGGAGGATCGTCACACCGCCGTGACGGCGATCGAAGAACAGGCGGCCGATCTCCTCAAGATCAGCGAGAACGCGGCCGCCGTTCGGGACCTGTTCCAGCGGGAGCGAGACGCCGACGCGACCTGTGACGTCGGCGCGCTGGTCTCGAGGGTTGCGACCGACTTCGACGAGCAGTACCCGGACGCCGCGATCACGGTCACGGCCCCCGATTCCGTCCCGGTGCAGGCCGACGACCGTCTGGAGATGGCGATCCGAGAAGCGATCCACAACGCCGTCAGTCACAACGACCGTCCCGTCCCGGACGTGACGGTCGGCGTCACCCCGCCCGAGGCGACCGACAGCGGTGACTGGGTCGACGTCGTGATCGCCGACAACGGCCCCGGCATCCCGGAGGACGAACAACCGATGATCGAGTTGGGCCACGAGACGCCGCTCGTCCACGGCACCGGACTCGAGCTGTGGCTCATCTACTGGGTGGCCAAGAACGTCGGGGGCGAACTGCGGATCGAGGAGAACGAACCCCGGGGCAGCATCGTCACGCTCCGGGTGCCGCCGGCGACGTAG
- a CDS encoding diacylglycerol/lipid kinase family protein: MQSEGPDDGRSSDRVLVCNPVSGSGDHVDTVAALADRHGFEIRRTEEAGDTIRLAREAAPDADLVAAAGGDGTLNAVVNGVAAADALESTTVAVVPAGTGNNFATNVGVRDLEHAFSVIEEGRRREIDVGWANDRPFVNSCVGGITAEASSETTPESKAELGVLAYVKNTIETVGEFDSLPLRVETAAGPNGERARAWEGEAMFVLIGNCRRFTGARTAQADVEDGLFEVAIVEDAATREVLGSAALEGLFGGDSSRIVRRRTPTLSIESRADAVEYSLDGETLETDRLRLETEPGALTVPVGEAYRSEPDGGELWSLEPTG; this comes from the coding sequence ATGCAATCGGAGGGGCCGGACGACGGTCGTTCGAGCGACCGCGTCCTCGTCTGTAACCCCGTCAGCGGCAGCGGGGACCACGTCGACACCGTCGCCGCGCTCGCGGACCGACACGGCTTCGAGATCCGGCGGACCGAGGAGGCGGGCGACACGATCCGGCTCGCACGCGAGGCCGCGCCCGACGCCGACCTCGTCGCCGCGGCCGGCGGCGACGGCACGCTCAACGCCGTGGTCAACGGCGTCGCGGCCGCCGACGCCCTCGAGTCGACGACCGTCGCCGTCGTCCCGGCGGGGACGGGAAACAACTTCGCGACGAACGTCGGCGTTCGGGACCTCGAGCACGCCTTTTCCGTGATCGAGGAGGGTCGCCGTCGGGAGATCGACGTCGGGTGGGCCAACGACCGGCCCTTCGTCAACTCCTGTGTCGGCGGGATCACCGCCGAGGCCAGCAGCGAGACGACCCCCGAGAGCAAGGCCGAACTGGGCGTGCTGGCCTACGTCAAGAACACGATCGAGACGGTCGGGGAGTTCGACTCGCTCCCGCTGCGCGTCGAGACGGCCGCGGGGCCGAACGGCGAACGGGCCCGCGCCTGGGAGGGCGAGGCGATGTTCGTCCTCATCGGGAACTGCCGGCGATTTACCGGCGCGCGGACCGCCCAGGCCGACGTCGAGGACGGCCTGTTCGAGGTGGCGATCGTCGAGGACGCCGCGACGAGAGAGGTGCTTGGCAGCGCGGCCCTCGAGGGACTGTTCGGCGGCGACAGTTCGCGTATCGTCCGTCGGCGGACGCCGACGCTGTCGATCGAGAGCCGCGCGGACGCCGTCGAGTACAGCTTAGACGGCGAGACCCTCGAGACCGACCGGCTCCGCCTCGAGACCGAACCCGGCGCGCTCACGGTCCCCGTCGGGGAGGCGTACCGGTCCGAGCCCGACGGCGGCGAACTCTGGTCGCTCGAACCGACGGGATAG
- a CDS encoding PHP domain-containing protein — translation MYTVDLHAHTRFFHGRRALGDRFDPLGVRLLTEVAARRGLDGVATTNHDYYTPFDPAPDVATLPGIEITTDRGHVLVVGPDPPRATNPGALSPAEAVALAHDRDCAAIVAHPFRNSTVRELEDVPFDAIEVNGKHPRSQPLVEELAKERDLPLTGGSDAHYPFEVGRAYTVVEADRLTPESIVEAIRDGRVSARVSRSGFDSLLRRAYRAIHDRKGVIDALDRPTPGVGEPPGEDEESIEQ, via the coding sequence GTGTACACCGTCGACCTCCACGCGCACACGCGATTCTTCCACGGTCGCCGCGCGCTCGGCGACCGGTTCGATCCGCTGGGCGTCAGGCTCCTCACCGAGGTGGCCGCCCGGCGCGGCCTCGACGGGGTCGCGACCACCAACCACGACTACTACACGCCGTTCGATCCCGCGCCCGACGTGGCGACGCTGCCGGGCATCGAGATCACCACGGATCGGGGCCACGTCCTCGTCGTCGGCCCCGATCCGCCCCGCGCGACGAACCCCGGCGCGCTCTCGCCCGCGGAGGCCGTCGCGCTGGCCCACGACCGCGACTGTGCCGCCATCGTCGCCCACCCGTTCCGGAACAGCACGGTGCGGGAACTCGAGGACGTTCCCTTCGACGCGATCGAGGTCAACGGCAAACACCCCCGCTCGCAGCCCCTCGTCGAGGAGTTAGCGAAGGAACGGGACCTGCCGCTGACCGGCGGCAGCGACGCCCACTACCCCTTCGAGGTGGGACGGGCCTACACCGTCGTGGAGGCCGACCGGCTCACGCCCGAGTCGATCGTCGAGGCGATCCGCGACGGCCGGGTGAGCGCGCGCGTCTCGCGGTCTGGGTTCGACAGCCTGCTACGGCGGGCCTACCGCGCGATCCACGACCGCAAGGGCGTGATCGACGCGCTCGACCGTCCGACTCCGGGCGTGGGCGAACCGCCCGGCGAGGACGAGGAGTCGATCGAACAGTAA
- a CDS encoding glycoside hydrolase family 15 protein — MSNATLESLADWGLEPAVDHIERAQRSDGLILWYPEGPADPWDHVESAMALSIAGREDAARRAYRWIADEQHDDGALWATYGEADENDGAHAGEEPRKETHRSAYVAVGVWHHYRCTGDRDFLEALWPTVRDALAFACRQQAPTGEIYWTVGPDGEPYEDALVAGCASLYKSLACGAAIADALGRDEARERWLAARADLGEAIRERPDRFDRTWESKSRYAMDWFYPVLCGVLTGDPARKRLEAGMDRYLEEGLGCRCVADEPWVTVAESCELVVSLAAVGERDRAREIYDWLFQWTDDAGVFWTGYQFEDEEFWPGERPTWTGGAAVLAADALSGLSPAGDLFTEPVCE; from the coding sequence GTGAGCAACGCCACGCTCGAGTCGCTTGCCGACTGGGGGCTCGAGCCCGCCGTCGACCACATCGAGCGCGCCCAGCGCTCGGACGGGCTCATCCTCTGGTATCCCGAGGGGCCGGCCGACCCGTGGGATCACGTCGAGAGCGCGATGGCGCTGTCGATCGCCGGCCGCGAGGACGCCGCCCGCCGCGCGTACCGCTGGATCGCCGACGAACAGCACGACGACGGGGCGCTGTGGGCGACCTACGGCGAGGCCGACGAGAACGACGGGGCCCACGCCGGCGAGGAACCCCGCAAGGAAACCCACCGCAGCGCCTACGTCGCCGTCGGCGTCTGGCACCACTACCGCTGTACCGGCGACCGGGACTTCCTCGAGGCACTGTGGCCGACCGTCCGGGACGCCCTCGCGTTCGCCTGCCGCCAGCAGGCCCCGACCGGCGAGATCTACTGGACCGTCGGGCCCGACGGCGAGCCCTACGAGGACGCCCTGGTCGCCGGCTGTGCCTCGCTCTACAAGAGTCTGGCCTGCGGCGCGGCGATCGCGGACGCGCTGGGCCGCGACGAGGCCCGCGAGCGCTGGCTCGCGGCCCGCGCCGACCTCGGCGAGGCGATCCGCGAGCGGCCCGACCGGTTCGACCGCACCTGGGAGAGCAAGTCCCGCTACGCGATGGACTGGTTCTACCCCGTCCTCTGTGGGGTCCTGACCGGGGACCCGGCGCGCAAGCGCCTCGAGGCCGGGATGGATCGGTACCTCGAGGAGGGACTGGGCTGTCGCTGCGTCGCGGACGAACCGTGGGTGACCGTCGCCGAGTCCTGCGAGCTCGTCGTCTCGCTGGCCGCCGTCGGCGAGCGCGATCGCGCCCGCGAGATCTACGACTGGCTGTTCCAGTGGACCGACGATGCGGGGGTCTTCTGGACGGGCTATCAGTTCGAGGACGAGGAGTTCTGGCCGGGCGAGCGGCCGACGTGGACCGGCGGGGCGGCGGTGCTGGCCGCGGACGCGTTGTCGGGGCTGTCGCCGGCCGGCGATCTGTTTACTGAGCCGGTGTGCGAATGA
- a CDS encoding class I SAM-dependent methyltransferase yields the protein METIDFDRLTLTPGIRVLDVGCGEGRHVNAAALENVGEVVGLDLERANLEAARDDHAEYIAPESDVPVTFLSGDALRLPFEDGAFDVVCCTEVLEHIPDYETALDELRRVCAPGGTLAVSVPRAGPERVCWALSDEYHEVEGGHVRIFDREELQAAIERRGFERVDGHFAHALHAPYWWLKCLWWDRDQRGDAPLPLRAYDRFLEWDVLESPRPVRLLERGLDPALGKSVVYYFELEGSA from the coding sequence ATGGAGACGATCGACTTCGATCGGCTGACGCTGACCCCCGGGATACGGGTCCTCGACGTCGGCTGCGGTGAGGGCCGCCACGTCAACGCCGCCGCCCTCGAGAACGTCGGCGAAGTCGTCGGGCTCGACCTCGAGCGGGCGAACCTCGAGGCGGCCCGCGACGATCACGCGGAGTACATCGCGCCCGAGTCGGACGTGCCGGTCACGTTCCTGTCGGGCGACGCGCTCCGGCTGCCCTTCGAAGACGGCGCGTTCGACGTCGTCTGCTGTACCGAAGTCCTCGAACACATCCCCGATTACGAGACGGCCCTCGACGAACTCCGGCGGGTCTGTGCGCCGGGCGGGACGCTGGCGGTCAGCGTCCCGCGGGCCGGCCCCGAGCGGGTCTGCTGGGCCCTCTCCGACGAGTACCACGAGGTCGAGGGCGGCCACGTTCGGATCTTCGACCGCGAGGAACTGCAGGCGGCGATCGAACGCCGCGGCTTCGAGCGGGTCGACGGCCACTTCGCCCACGCCCTGCACGCCCCCTACTGGTGGCTGAAGTGCCTCTGGTGGGACCGCGACCAACGGGGTGACGCGCCCCTTCCCCTGCGGGCCTACGATCGGTTCCTCGAGTGGGACGTCCTCGAGTCGCCCCGACCCGTGCGGCTGCTCGAGCGCGGGCTCGACCCCGCGCTGGGCAAGAGCGTCGTCTACTACTTCGAACTGGAGGGATCGGCGTGA
- a CDS encoding Lrp/AsnC family transcriptional regulator produces MDDLDRQILDILRRDSRTPYTEIADEVGTSEGTVRNRVERMLDDDVIERFTISTRTGNVQAMIELSVAVDVDTKAVSERIAEWDEVDFVWMVSGEQDVVLVVDAADTRGVNDLITKARDQEEVVSTKTRLILDEELG; encoded by the coding sequence ATGGACGACCTGGACCGACAGATCCTCGATATTCTCCGTCGAGACAGCCGCACGCCCTACACGGAGATCGCCGACGAAGTAGGGACCAGCGAGGGGACCGTCCGGAACCGCGTCGAGCGGATGCTAGACGACGACGTGATCGAGCGCTTTACGATCTCGACCCGGACGGGCAACGTCCAGGCGATGATCGAACTCAGCGTCGCGGTCGACGTCGACACCAAGGCCGTCTCCGAGCGGATCGCCGAGTGGGACGAGGTCGACTTCGTCTGGATGGTTTCGGGCGAGCAGGACGTCGTCCTCGTCGTCGACGCCGCGGACACGCGCGGGGTCAACGATCTCATCACCAAGGCCCGCGATCAGGAGGAGGTCGTGAGTACGAAAACGCGGTTGATTCTGGACGAGGAACTCGGCTGA